A window of Methylocaldum szegediense genomic DNA:
CGATCCGACGATGAGCGGCGATAGCCAGGGGTTGTCGACGGCAAAGCTTCCCAATGCGTCGTTGAGCGCGGCGACCGCGGCGAGCAAGAGAATTAGGAATCCTGCGAACAGGATGGCGCCGCCGATCGTCAGTGAGCCGACCCCGGCCCCTGCTTCCGACACTTTCTCGGATAACTCGGCCTTCATCAGCTGTCCTTCCTGACGGACGAGCGTCGATAATTCGCGCGTAAAATCTGTAATCAATCCGGCAAGAGAAGGATCTTTCTTGCCTGTCACTTCGTCTGGTTGCATGACGGTATTCCTCTCAAAAATGGTTGTGCCGGCGCCCTCGAGGCCGGACGTTTCGCCTGTCGGATGACCGGCCTTTCCGAAGTCGGATCCCTTAATGGGTATAACGGGCTCCGGCCTCCGGGCGCTCCATGGAGCCATATCCCGGCTCGGTCGCTCTTCGCTCCGCGGAACTTTTGAGAAATCGCGAGAGCATCAAGCCGACGAGTAGGCTGCCTCCAAAGAACACAC
This region includes:
- a CDS encoding phage holin family protein, with the protein product MQPDEVTGKKDPSLAGLITDFTRELSTLVRQEGQLMKAELSEKVSEAGAGVGSLTIGGAILFAGFLILLLAAVAALNDALGSFAVDNPWLSPLIVGSIVAIIGVVLLQKGRSNLKAKNLVPKKSGDSLRRDSEVLREHLK